The following are encoded in a window of Mycolicibacterium tusciae JS617 genomic DNA:
- a CDS encoding alpha/beta fold hydrolase, translating into MPTTFALIPGAGGSAWFWHRVTPLLAATGAKAIPIELPAGDDAADLGRYADVAVESVTEVSGPLVLVGQSLGAFTAPIVATRVPTELIVLVNPMVPMAGESGGGWWGNTGAAGRAHRALCANRPVSRGL; encoded by the coding sequence TTGCCGACCACCTTTGCGCTGATCCCCGGAGCGGGCGGCAGCGCATGGTTTTGGCACCGCGTCACGCCGCTGCTGGCGGCCACCGGCGCCAAGGCGATCCCGATCGAATTGCCTGCCGGCGATGATGCCGCCGATCTGGGTCGCTACGCCGACGTCGCCGTGGAGTCGGTGACCGAGGTATCGGGGCCGCTCGTCCTGGTCGGCCAGTCATTGGGCGCGTTCACTGCGCCGATTGTGGCGACGCGCGTACCGACTGAGCTCATCGTGCTGGTGAACCCGATGGTGCCGATGGCGGGCGAGTCCGGCGGAGGATGGTGGGGCAACACCGGGGCAGCGGGCCGCGCGCATCGCGCACTTTGCGCGAATCGGCCTGTCTCGCGAGGACTTTGA
- a CDS encoding MMPL family transporter, with translation MMRLSGTLRRYRWAVFAVWLLLLVPSIYLALNQSSHLTGGGFEVEGSQSLRVQRELEQNFPDQGASPLALVAAPRADASYDDMNMAVASLERAAAEVPSVRLVPNPQQPAPQPDRPYVITLQLDFDNTGAVDVAKQLRQKVGINGEDPGEIENGRVKLYVIGQGALGAAATQATKHDIAQAEQWNLPIVLIVLLAVFGSLAAAAMPLVLGICTVVVTMGLVYLLSMYTTMSVFVTSTVSMFGIALAIDYSLFILMRFREELRAGRDPEQAADAAMATSGLAVVLSGLTVIASVTGIYLIQTPVLASMATGAILAVAVAVLTSTTLTPAVLGTFGKAAAKRSSYLHWSRRPETTQSRFWTRWTGAVMRRPWIAALGAAALLLTLAAPAFSMVLGNSMQRQFEPTHEIRGGVNAAAEALGPGALGPVRVLVSFPDGNAASAPSKEPLLDTVRQRMAQGPNVVSVAPAVFGEDYRHALLSAVLSVDPEDMGARETVDWMRAQLPSTPGLGDVRVDVGGPTALIKDFDDQVSAKQPLVFAFVALIAFVMLLIAIRSVFLALKGVLMTVLSVAAAYGSLVAVFQWGWLEPLGFKPISSLDSTIPPLVLAMTFGLSMDYEIFLLTRIRERFLQTGNTRDAVAYGVSTSARTITSAALIMIAVFTGFAFAGMPLVAQLGVACAVAIAVDATVVRLVLVPALMAMFDEWNWWLPRWLDRILPSVDFEKPLPKIDLPDLIIIPDDLSSLGPTGSELRMVVKSAAKLKHLAPQAVTVADPLAFRGCMPAKLLRSAGRLNGTHRNGAGGKALLTAELPLHPVTMWRGRLAVALEALGAAAGFEQAPMERRSPVETTNVQLPTGDRLQIPTGAETLRLQSYLIMCRNSTRDYAEFADLVEAMETRTAAEVLAGMDRYYSGQGSRKQWVATQLVRRLADPQPSDEHDTRMSGPEAEAEWAKVRERCLSVAVAMLEEAR, from the coding sequence ATGATGCGCTTGAGTGGCACCCTGCGCAGATACCGCTGGGCAGTGTTCGCTGTGTGGCTGCTTCTGCTTGTGCCGTCGATCTATCTGGCGTTGAACCAATCCAGCCACCTCACCGGTGGTGGTTTCGAGGTCGAAGGTTCGCAGTCGCTGCGGGTCCAGCGCGAGCTCGAACAGAACTTCCCGGATCAGGGTGCGTCACCGTTGGCGTTGGTGGCTGCGCCGCGCGCCGACGCGTCCTACGACGACATGAACATGGCGGTCGCCTCCCTGGAGCGCGCCGCGGCCGAGGTGCCCAGCGTCCGGCTCGTGCCCAATCCGCAGCAACCGGCGCCGCAGCCCGATCGCCCGTACGTCATCACGCTGCAGTTGGACTTCGACAACACCGGCGCGGTCGACGTCGCCAAGCAGCTCCGCCAGAAGGTCGGGATCAACGGCGAGGACCCCGGCGAGATCGAGAACGGCAGGGTCAAGCTCTACGTCATCGGGCAGGGCGCGCTCGGCGCCGCCGCCACACAAGCCACCAAGCACGACATCGCACAGGCCGAGCAGTGGAACCTTCCGATCGTCCTGATTGTTTTGCTCGCGGTGTTCGGGTCGCTGGCCGCCGCGGCGATGCCGCTGGTACTGGGTATCTGCACCGTCGTCGTGACGATGGGACTGGTCTATCTGCTGTCGATGTACACGACGATGTCGGTGTTCGTCACGTCGACGGTGTCGATGTTCGGCATCGCCCTGGCCATCGACTACTCACTGTTCATCCTCATGCGCTTCCGCGAGGAGCTGCGGGCGGGCCGCGATCCCGAACAGGCGGCCGACGCCGCGATGGCCACCTCCGGTCTGGCGGTCGTGCTTTCCGGCCTCACGGTGATCGCCTCGGTGACCGGCATCTATCTGATCCAGACACCGGTCCTGGCCTCGATGGCCACCGGCGCGATTCTGGCAGTCGCCGTCGCCGTGCTGACCTCGACGACCCTGACACCCGCCGTACTGGGTACGTTCGGCAAGGCGGCGGCCAAGCGATCGTCATACCTGCACTGGTCGCGGCGCCCGGAAACCACTCAGTCACGGTTCTGGACACGCTGGACGGGCGCGGTGATGCGACGGCCATGGATCGCGGCGCTCGGGGCGGCGGCGCTGCTGCTCACACTGGCGGCCCCCGCGTTCTCGATGGTGCTCGGCAACAGCATGCAGCGTCAGTTCGAACCGACCCACGAGATCCGCGGCGGGGTGAACGCCGCGGCCGAGGCGCTCGGGCCCGGTGCGCTCGGGCCGGTGCGGGTATTGGTGAGCTTCCCCGACGGCAATGCCGCGTCAGCTCCCTCCAAGGAACCGCTGCTGGACACGGTGCGTCAGCGAATGGCCCAGGGCCCCAACGTCGTTTCGGTGGCGCCTGCGGTATTCGGCGAGGATTACCGGCACGCCCTGCTATCTGCCGTCCTGTCGGTCGATCCCGAGGACATGGGTGCCCGCGAAACCGTCGACTGGATGCGCGCCCAACTCCCGTCCACGCCCGGGCTCGGCGATGTCCGCGTCGACGTCGGTGGGCCCACCGCACTGATCAAGGACTTCGACGATCAGGTGTCGGCCAAACAGCCACTGGTGTTCGCATTCGTCGCGTTGATCGCGTTCGTGATGCTGCTGATCGCGATCCGTTCGGTGTTCCTAGCGCTCAAGGGCGTCTTGATGACTGTCCTGTCGGTCGCGGCCGCCTACGGCAGCTTGGTCGCCGTCTTCCAATGGGGCTGGCTCGAGCCGCTGGGGTTCAAACCGATCTCTTCACTGGACAGCACCATCCCGCCGCTGGTGCTGGCGATGACGTTCGGCCTGTCGATGGATTACGAGATCTTCCTGCTGACTCGCATACGGGAACGATTCCTGCAGACCGGTAACACCCGCGACGCCGTCGCGTATGGGGTGAGCACCAGCGCCCGCACGATCACCAGCGCCGCGCTGATCATGATCGCGGTGTTCACCGGATTCGCGTTCGCCGGTATGCCGCTGGTCGCCCAGCTCGGCGTGGCGTGCGCGGTGGCTATCGCGGTCGACGCCACGGTGGTGCGCCTGGTGCTGGTACCGGCGCTGATGGCGATGTTCGACGAATGGAACTGGTGGCTACCGCGCTGGCTGGACCGCATTCTGCCGTCGGTCGACTTCGAGAAGCCACTGCCCAAAATCGACCTTCCCGATCTCATCATCATCCCCGACGACCTGTCGTCTCTCGGGCCAACCGGTTCGGAACTGCGGATGGTCGTCAAGTCGGCGGCTAAACTGAAACACCTTGCGCCCCAAGCTGTTACCGTCGCCGATCCGCTGGCGTTCCGCGGCTGCATGCCTGCCAAGCTGCTGCGCAGCGCAGGCCGGCTCAATGGCACGCACCGCAACGGCGCAGGCGGCAAAGCGCTGCTCACCGCCGAACTGCCCCTACATCCGGTGACAATGTGGCGGGGCCGACTGGCGGTGGCGTTGGAGGCGCTGGGGGCGGCGGCCGGTTTCGAGCAGGCGCCGATGGAGCGGCGCAGCCCGGTGGAGACCACCAATGTGCAGCTGCCGACCGGCGACCGCTTGCAGATCCCGACCGGCGCCGAGACGCTGCGGCTGCAGAGTTACCTCATCATGTGCCGGAACAGCACCAGGGACTACGCAGAGTTTGCCGATTTAGTCGAGGCGATGGAGACTCGAACCGCCGCAGAGGTACTGGCGGGAATGGACCGGTACTACTCTGGACAGGGTTCGAGGAAGCAATGGGTGGCCACCCAGTTGGTACGTCGACTGGCCGACCCTCAGCCATCAGACGAGCACGACACCCGCATGTCGGGCCCGGAGGCGGAGGCCGAATGGGCCAAGGTGAGGGAACGTTGTCTGTCGGTGGCAGTGGCGATGCTCGAGGAGGCGAGGTGA
- a CDS encoding alpha/beta fold hydrolase, which translates to MSREDFDPIEDFFHDVPAAVRDEAMRQPAPQQSDTPFDKPWPLDHWPDVPTRVIAGSDDRLFPLEFQRRVVRERLGLEVDVMPGGHLMALSRPQELADLLVEFANSRRIT; encoded by the coding sequence CTGTCTCGCGAGGACTTTGATCCGATCGAGGATTTTTTCCACGACGTACCTGCGGCAGTGCGCGACGAGGCGATGCGCCAGCCCGCGCCGCAACAGTCCGACACCCCGTTCGACAAGCCCTGGCCGCTGGATCATTGGCCGGATGTGCCCACCCGGGTGATCGCAGGCAGCGACGACCGCTTGTTCCCATTGGAATTTCAGCGCAGAGTTGTGCGTGAACGGCTCGGCCTGGAGGTGGACGTAATGCCGGGCGGACACCTGATGGCGTTGAGCCGGCCACAGGAGCTGGCCGACCTACTGGTCGAATTCGCAAACTCTAGGAGGATCACATGA
- a CDS encoding helix-turn-helix domain-containing protein: protein MTVTPEVRDTPRREPVSGGPPDPVPARHPAADDRPVEFWPTSAIRAALETDDLAVWQRIVAAIKRDPFGRTARQVEEVLQTARPYGVSKALAEVLGRTREHLEANERAEVARHVHTLLDRSGLGQQEFASRIGVPNNDLSAYLSGETSPSASLMVRMRKLSDRFAKMRSTRRDNP from the coding sequence GTGACGGTGACTCCCGAAGTTCGGGACACCCCGCGCCGCGAGCCTGTCTCGGGGGGCCCGCCAGATCCCGTCCCTGCCCGCCATCCTGCGGCCGACGACCGGCCCGTCGAGTTCTGGCCCACCTCCGCGATCCGCGCCGCCCTGGAGACCGACGATCTGGCCGTCTGGCAACGCATCGTGGCGGCGATCAAGCGCGACCCGTTCGGCCGGACCGCACGCCAGGTCGAGGAAGTCCTGCAGACCGCCCGCCCGTACGGCGTTTCGAAGGCGCTCGCCGAGGTGCTCGGACGGACCCGCGAACATCTGGAAGCCAACGAGCGCGCCGAGGTCGCCCGCCATGTCCACACGCTGCTCGACCGGTCCGGTCTGGGGCAGCAGGAATTCGCATCGCGTATCGGCGTACCGAACAACGACTTATCGGCCTATCTGAGCGGTGAAACCAGTCCGTCTGCTTCGCTGATGGTGCGCATGCGCAAGCTCTCCGACCGGTTCGCCAAGATGCGCTCGACGCGCCGCGACAATCCGTGA
- a CDS encoding DsrE family protein, with the protein MSSNNKAAISLTTGLEDAEKVTVAFLVAVGAAESGRPTMMFLTKEAVRLAVPGVAVGTACEGCPPLADLMDRYAKAGGRYLICPICIKSKQLDDTNFISGAEPGGTVQLWEWIGDGATTFSY; encoded by the coding sequence ATGAGCAGCAACAACAAGGCCGCGATCAGTCTCACCACCGGACTCGAGGACGCCGAGAAGGTCACCGTGGCGTTCCTCGTCGCCGTGGGCGCCGCCGAATCCGGCCGCCCGACGATGATGTTTTTGACCAAGGAGGCGGTCCGGCTGGCGGTGCCCGGTGTCGCCGTGGGCACGGCGTGCGAAGGCTGCCCGCCGCTGGCCGACTTGATGGACCGTTACGCGAAGGCCGGCGGACGCTATCTCATCTGCCCGATCTGCATCAAGTCCAAGCAACTCGACGACACCAACTTCATCAGCGGGGCCGAGCCGGGAGGCACCGTCCAGCTCTGGGAATGGATCGGCGACGGCGCGACCACGTTCAGCTACTAG